The proteins below come from a single Ailuropoda melanoleuca isolate Jingjing chromosome 1, ASM200744v2, whole genome shotgun sequence genomic window:
- the LOC100472553 gene encoding LOW QUALITY PROTEIN: 60S ribosomal protein L36a (The sequence of the model RefSeq protein was modified relative to this genomic sequence to represent the inferred CDS: inserted 2 bases in 1 codon) — translation MVILAPSREQERPETSYILPFPARPLSFPADIALANMVNVPXTRRTFCKKCGKHQPHKVTQYKKGKDSLYAQGKRRYDRKQSGYGGQTKPIFRKKAKTTKKIVLRLECVEPNCRSKRMLAIKRCKHFELGGDKKRKGQVIQF, via the exons ATGGTCATTCTCGCCCCCTCCCGTGAGCAAGAGCGACCAGAAACCTCCTATATACTTCCGTTTCCGGCCcggcctctctctttccctgccgATATCGCTCTCGCAAACATG GTGAACGTTCC AACCCGCCGTACTTTCTGCAAGAAGTGTGGCAAGCACCAGCCCCACAAAGTGACACAGTACAAGAAAGGCAAAGATTCTCTTTATGCCCAGG GAAAGCGGCGTTATGACAGGAAGCAGAGTGGCTATGGTGGGCAGACTAAGCCGATTTTCCGGAAAAAG GCTAAAACTACAAAGAAGATTGTGCTGAGGCTTGAATGTGTCGAGCCCAACTGCAGATCTAAGAGAATGCTGGCTATTAAGAGATGCAAGCATTTTGAACTGGGAGGAGATAAGAAGAGAAAG GGCCAAGTGATCCAGTTCTAA
- the GLA gene encoding alpha-galactosidase A isoform X2, translating to MKLKSRVLQQGFLLALRFVSLVLWSFPGARALDNGLAMTPTMGWLHWERFMCNLDCQEEPDSCISEKLFMQMAELMESEGWKDVHSKGLKLGIYADVGNKTCAGFPGSFGHYDIDAKTFADWGVDLLKFDGCYCDSVEHLEKGYKRMSLALNRTGRSIVYSCEWPLYMWPFRKPNYTEIRQYCNHWRNFEDVYDSWQSVKSILAWTSSNQKRIVDVAGPGGWNDPDMLVIGNFGLSWDQQVTQMALWAIMAAPLLMSNDLRHISPQAKALLQDKDVIAINQDPLGKQGYRLRKEDNIEVWERPLSDLAWAVAMVNLQEIGGPRFHTISIASLGQGLACIPDCMITQLLPEKKKLGFYQWTSDLKTKINPTGTVLLRLAAT from the exons ATGAAGCTGAAAAGCAGAGTGCTGCAGCAGGGCTTCCTGCTGGCGCTTCGCTTCGTGTCCCTGGTTCTTTGGAGCTTTCCTGGGGCCAGGGCCCTGGACAATGGCTTGGCGATGACCCCTACCATGGGCTGGCTGCACTGGGAGCGCTTCATGTGCAACCTTGACTGCCAAGAAGAGCCGGATTCCTGTATCAG TGAGAAGCTCTTCATGCAGATGGCAGAACTCATGGAGTCAGAGGGCTGGAAGGAT gtCCATAGCAAAGGACTGAAGCTAGGAATTTATGCAGATGTTGGAAATAAAACCTGTGCAGGCTTCCCTGGGAGTTTTGGACACTACGACATTGATGCCAAGACCTTTGCTGACTGGGGAGTTGATCTGCTAAAATTTGATGGTTGTTACTGTGATAGTGTGGAACATTTGGAAAAAG GTTATAAGCGTATGTCCTTGGCCCTGAACAGGACTGGCAGAAGCATTGTGTATTCCTGTGAGTGGCCCCTTTATATGTGGCCTTTTCGTAAG CCCAATTACACAGAAATCCGACAGTACTGCAATCACTGGAGAAATTTTGAGGATGTTTATGATTCTTGGCAAAGTGTAAAGAGTATCTTGGCCTGGACATCTTCTAACCAGAAGAGAATTGTTGATGTCGCAGGACCAGGGGGTTGGAATGACCCAGATATG TTAGTGATTGGTAACTTTGGCCTCAGCTGGGACCAGCAGGTAACTCAGATGGCCCTGTGGGCTATCATGGCTGCTCCATTACTCATGTCCAATGACCTCCGACACATCAGCCCTCAAGCCAAAGCCCTCCTTCAGGATAAGGATGTAATTGCCATCAACCAGGACCCCTTGGGCAAGCAGGGGTACCGGCTTAGAAAG GAAGACAACATTGAGGTGTGGGAACGCCCACTCTCAGACTTAGCCTGGGCCGTGGCTATGGTAAACCTGCAGGAGATCGGTGGACCTCGTTTTCATACCATCTCTATTGCTTCGTTGGGTCAGGGGTTGGCCTGTATTCCTGACTGCATGATCACACAGCTCCTGCCTGAGAAGAAAAAGCTTGGGTTTTATCAGTGGACTTCAGatttaaaaactaagataaaTCCCACAGGCACCGTTTTACTTCGGCTGGCAGCAACCTAG
- the GLA gene encoding alpha-galactosidase A isoform X1 has product MKLKSRVLQQGFLLALRFVSLVLWSFPGARALDNGLAMTPTMGWLHWERFMCNLDCQEEPDSCISEKLFMQMAELMESEGWKDVGYEYLCIDDCWMAPERDSNGRLQADPKRFPSGIRGLADYVHSKGLKLGIYADVGNKTCAGFPGSFGHYDIDAKTFADWGVDLLKFDGCYCDSVEHLEKGYKRMSLALNRTGRSIVYSCEWPLYMWPFRKPNYTEIRQYCNHWRNFEDVYDSWQSVKSILAWTSSNQKRIVDVAGPGGWNDPDMLVIGNFGLSWDQQVTQMALWAIMAAPLLMSNDLRHISPQAKALLQDKDVIAINQDPLGKQGYRLRKEDNIEVWERPLSDLAWAVAMVNLQEIGGPRFHTISIASLGQGLACIPDCMITQLLPEKKKLGFYQWTSDLKTKINPTGTVLLRLAAT; this is encoded by the exons ATGAAGCTGAAAAGCAGAGTGCTGCAGCAGGGCTTCCTGCTGGCGCTTCGCTTCGTGTCCCTGGTTCTTTGGAGCTTTCCTGGGGCCAGGGCCCTGGACAATGGCTTGGCGATGACCCCTACCATGGGCTGGCTGCACTGGGAGCGCTTCATGTGCAACCTTGACTGCCAAGAAGAGCCGGATTCCTGTATCAG TGAGAAGCTCTTCATGCAGATGGCAGAACTCATGGAGTCAGAGGGCTGGAAGGATGTAGGTTATGAGTACCTCTGCATTGATGACTGTTGGATGGCTCCTGAGAGAGATTCAAATGGCAGACTTCAGGCAGACCCAAAACGCTTTCCTAGTGGGATCCGAGGCCTTGCTGATTAT gtCCATAGCAAAGGACTGAAGCTAGGAATTTATGCAGATGTTGGAAATAAAACCTGTGCAGGCTTCCCTGGGAGTTTTGGACACTACGACATTGATGCCAAGACCTTTGCTGACTGGGGAGTTGATCTGCTAAAATTTGATGGTTGTTACTGTGATAGTGTGGAACATTTGGAAAAAG GTTATAAGCGTATGTCCTTGGCCCTGAACAGGACTGGCAGAAGCATTGTGTATTCCTGTGAGTGGCCCCTTTATATGTGGCCTTTTCGTAAG CCCAATTACACAGAAATCCGACAGTACTGCAATCACTGGAGAAATTTTGAGGATGTTTATGATTCTTGGCAAAGTGTAAAGAGTATCTTGGCCTGGACATCTTCTAACCAGAAGAGAATTGTTGATGTCGCAGGACCAGGGGGTTGGAATGACCCAGATATG TTAGTGATTGGTAACTTTGGCCTCAGCTGGGACCAGCAGGTAACTCAGATGGCCCTGTGGGCTATCATGGCTGCTCCATTACTCATGTCCAATGACCTCCGACACATCAGCCCTCAAGCCAAAGCCCTCCTTCAGGATAAGGATGTAATTGCCATCAACCAGGACCCCTTGGGCAAGCAGGGGTACCGGCTTAGAAAG GAAGACAACATTGAGGTGTGGGAACGCCCACTCTCAGACTTAGCCTGGGCCGTGGCTATGGTAAACCTGCAGGAGATCGGTGGACCTCGTTTTCATACCATCTCTATTGCTTCGTTGGGTCAGGGGTTGGCCTGTATTCCTGACTGCATGATCACACAGCTCCTGCCTGAGAAGAAAAAGCTTGGGTTTTATCAGTGGACTTCAGatttaaaaactaagataaaTCCCACAGGCACCGTTTTACTTCGGCTGGCAGCAACCTAG
- the HNRNPH2 gene encoding heterogeneous nuclear ribonucleoprotein H2: MMLSTEGREGFVVKVRGLPWSCSADEVMRFFSDCKIQNGTSGIRFIYTREGRPSGEAFVELESEDEVKLALKKDRETMGHRYVEVFKSNSVEMDWVLKHTGPNSPDTANDGFVRLRGLPFGCSKEEIVQFFSGLEIVPNGMTLPVDFQGRSTGEAFVQFASQEIAEKALKKHKERIGHRYIEIFKSSRAEVRTHYDPPRKLMAMQRPGPYDRPGAGRGYNSIGRGAGFERMRRGAYGGGYGGYDDYGGYNDGYGFGSDRFGRDLNYCFSGMSDHRYGDGGSSFQSTTGHCVHMRGLPYRATENDIYNFFSPLNPMRVHIEIGPDGRVTGEADVEFATHEDAVAAMAKDKANMQHRYVELFLNSTAGTSGGAYDHSYVELFLNSTAGASGGAYGSQMMGGMGLSNQSSYGGPASQQLSGGYGGGYGGQSSMSGYDQVLQENSSDYQSNLA, from the coding sequence ATGATGCTGAGcacagaaggcagggaggggttCGTGGTGAAGGTCAGGGGCCTGCCCTGGTCCTGCTCAGCTGATGAAGTGATGCGCTTCTTTTCCGATTGTAAAATCCAAAATGGTACATCAGGTATTCGTTTCATCTACACCAGAGAAGGCAGACCAAGTGGTGAAGCATTTGTCGAACTTGAATCCGAAGATGAAGTGAAATTGGCTTTGAAGAAGGACAGAGAAACCATGGGACACAGATATGTTGAAGTTTTCAAGTCCAACAGTGTTGAAATGGATTGGGTGTTGAAGCATACAGGTCCGAATAGTCCCGATACTGCCAACGATGGCTTCGTCCGCCTTAGAGGACTCCCATTTGGCTGTAGCAAGGAGGAGATTGTTCAGTTCTTTTCCGGGTTGGAGATTGTGCCAAATGGGATGACGCTGCCGGTGGACTTTCAGGGGCGGAGCACAGGGGAGGCGTTTGTGCAGTTTGCTTCACAGGAGATAGCTGAAAAGGCCttaaagaaacacaaggaaagaaTAGGGCACAGGTACATTGAAATCTTCAAGAGTAGCCGAGCTGAAGTCCGAACCCACTACGACCCCCCTCGAAAGCTCATGGCTATGCAGCGGCCAGGTCCCTATGATAGGCCAGGGGCGGGCAGAGGGTATAATAGCATTGGCAGAGGGGCAGGGTTTGAAAGGATGAGACGTGGTGCCTATGGTGGAGGGTACGGAGGCTATGATGACTATGGTGGCTATAATGATGGATATGGCTTTGGGTCTGATAGATTCGGAAGAGACCTCAATTACTGTTTTTCAGGAATGTCTGATCATAGATATGGAGATGGTGGGTCCAGTTTCCAGAGCACCACAGGGCACTGTGTACACATGAGGGGATTACCTTACAGagccactgagaatgatatttacaattttttctcACCTCTTAACCCCATGAGAGTGCACATTGAAATTGGACCCGATGGCCGAGTTACTGGTGAGGCAGATGTTGAATTTGCCACCCATGAAGATGCCGTGGCAGCAATGGCAAAAGACAAAGCTAATATGCAACACAGATATGTGGAGCTCTTCTTGAATTCTACTGCAGGAACAAGTGGGGGCGCATATGATCACAGCTATGTAGAGCTCTTTTTGAATTCTACAGCCGGGGCAAGTGGCGGTGCTTATGGTAGTCAAATGATGGGAGGGATGGGCTTATCCAACCAGTCTAGTTACGGAGGTCCTGCTAGTCAGCAGCTGAGTGGTGGCTATGGAGGTGGTTACGGTGGTCAGAGCAGTATGAGTGGATACGACCAAGTTCTGCAGGAAAACTCCAGTGACTACCAGTCAAACCTCGCTTAG